The Beijerinckiaceae bacterium genome has a window encoding:
- a CDS encoding 4-alpha-glucanotransferase (amylomaltase; acts to release glucose from maltodextrins) → MASPRITAGRPEPLGAVCDGSGVNVAVFSSSAEAIFVSLFDPSDRETARLLLPGRTGDVFHGHIEGVGAGARYGLRAQGPWNPASGHRFNPAKLLVDPFATRLDRALNLDSSMFDARIHGAMTDDTDSAPFVSKAIVESPLPFAPPRQPSVEWRDLIIYEMHVRGFTKLREEIPEAIRGTFAGLAHPASIDYLTRLEITAVELLPIAAWIDERHLPRLGLTNYWGYNPIAMLAPDPRLAPGGWAEIRQAVDALHAAGIAVILDIVLNHTGESDELGPTLSQRGLDNVGFYRLRRDNRALYVNDAGCGNVPALERPQVMRLALDALRTAAIRAGIDGFRHDLASVLGRQEGGFDPGHPLLASIGQDPWLKDLIHIAEPWDIGPGGYQLGAFPAGFGEWNDKSRDTFRRFWRGDAGMMGPLATRLAGSADIFAPRHRPLSRSINFVTSHDGFSLADLVAFTNKRNDANGEGNRDGTNDNLSWNCGIEGPTLDAGVAERRAGDVRALLVTLLAARGTPMLSMGDELGRSQEGNNNAYAQDNELAWIDWAGAESSRIDFVAKLVHLRRSVGALKAEATLTGAPVDDTGCPDVEWLTAEGRPFATRDWEDQGTRTIVAVFYDPGEADAAGGLGPSRAAVLLNASDGAVEVSVPGSRENRGWSVAIDSARPNQAPYEVDTECFRLSPRSASILVEQEASKEKRGTRGVADHVLDGLATAAGIASQWFDVHGKLHQVPVDTKLSLLAALGLPATSTADVRAGLALLAQDRELRPVPVATTFRQNGARTIRLGGQLARDRPVVLTIADEDRAARRIEIAAGDGWRSETIAADGRRATIREVALPSLPLGRYRIWAEEAPEAPGHLAVVPDAAYLPATLAAGTKSFGIAAQLYALRRQASIGPGDQPAGDQGLGDFTTLRLLAEEAAAAGAVTVGLNPLHALFASDPDRASPYHPSDRRFLDPLAIDAFDLPPALRTEKLAAAIAEAGPQAAQLSARPLVDYRAAAALKGRIFRVLHEAFRDLSHHHPQDPLVAEYTAFVDAGSETLRNFAIFAAIEASVGGTLEKFPDSLKTPRSHGVAAFAAVHEEAVSRAIFLQWLADRQFATAADRARECGLKLGFFRDLAVGCAPDGAEAWAEAERLMQGVSIGAPPDSLGPNGQVWALPPYDPRALARDGFESFGRLIAANMTYAGVLRIDHILGLKRLFLVPQGATAADGAYLAYPFDDLVGHLMLESQRAQTAVVGEALGTVPEGLREELSAVQVLSYCVMRFEREGEKFFPPHHYPRLAAACVATHDLPTLAGWWQGADLAEAAHLGLLPDASAASVVRDAEKRALMQAVAAPTSRDAALLEAQLTATTSAAVHGFVARSNALLALVQADDLVMETVAVNMPGTDHERPNWRRKLSAPVETLFTLPAAQAILSEVRANRDVPAATGGEDSP, encoded by the coding sequence ATGGCGTCGCCCCGCATCACGGCCGGTCGACCTGAACCGCTCGGGGCTGTCTGCGATGGCTCCGGCGTCAATGTCGCGGTCTTTTCCTCCAGCGCGGAGGCGATTTTTGTTTCGCTGTTCGATCCGAGCGATCGGGAGACCGCGCGCCTCTTGCTTCCCGGACGGACCGGCGACGTATTCCATGGGCACATCGAGGGCGTTGGCGCGGGCGCCCGCTATGGCCTGCGCGCTCAAGGCCCGTGGAACCCTGCGTCGGGGCATCGGTTCAATCCGGCGAAATTGCTGGTCGATCCCTTTGCGACGCGACTCGATCGCGCGTTAAATCTTGACTCGTCCATGTTCGACGCCCGCATTCACGGCGCCATGACCGATGATACCGACAGCGCGCCCTTTGTCTCCAAGGCGATTGTAGAATCTCCTTTGCCCTTTGCGCCACCCCGCCAGCCGAGCGTCGAATGGCGTGATCTCATCATTTATGAAATGCATGTTCGCGGCTTCACCAAATTGCGCGAGGAGATTCCCGAAGCAATCCGGGGAACTTTTGCCGGACTCGCGCATCCGGCCTCGATCGACTATCTGACGCGGCTTGAAATCACCGCAGTCGAGCTTCTGCCGATCGCCGCCTGGATCGACGAGCGGCATCTTCCTCGGTTGGGCCTGACGAATTATTGGGGCTACAATCCGATTGCCATGCTCGCTCCCGATCCGCGCCTTGCGCCGGGGGGGTGGGCCGAGATACGCCAGGCGGTGGATGCGCTGCACGCGGCCGGCATCGCCGTCATCCTCGACATTGTGTTGAACCATACCGGCGAAAGCGACGAACTGGGCCCGACCTTATCGCAGCGCGGACTCGACAATGTCGGCTTCTATCGGCTCCGCAGAGACAATCGCGCCCTTTATGTCAATGATGCCGGCTGCGGCAATGTGCCAGCGCTGGAGCGCCCGCAAGTGATGCGCTTGGCGCTCGACGCTTTGCGCACCGCGGCCATTCGCGCTGGCATCGACGGCTTCCGCCATGATCTTGCCTCGGTGCTGGGCCGTCAGGAAGGCGGGTTTGATCCCGGCCATCCGTTGCTTGCATCCATCGGGCAGGATCCCTGGCTGAAGGATCTCATTCATATTGCCGAACCTTGGGACATTGGCCCCGGGGGTTATCAGCTTGGAGCCTTTCCGGCCGGCTTTGGCGAATGGAACGACAAGTCGCGTGATACTTTCCGGCGTTTCTGGCGCGGCGATGCCGGCATGATGGGCCCGCTCGCGACACGGCTTGCCGGATCGGCGGATATATTTGCGCCGCGCCATCGGCCGCTGTCCAGGTCGATCAATTTTGTGACCTCGCATGACGGCTTTTCGCTGGCCGATCTCGTTGCCTTCACAAACAAGCGCAACGACGCCAATGGCGAAGGCAATCGCGACGGCACGAATGACAATCTTTCCTGGAACTGCGGCATTGAGGGTCCGACCCTCGACGCCGGAGTGGCCGAGCGGCGCGCCGGCGACGTCCGGGCTCTCCTCGTCACGCTCCTTGCCGCGCGCGGGACGCCGATGCTGAGCATGGGCGATGAACTCGGCCGCTCGCAAGAAGGTAACAACAACGCCTACGCTCAGGACAATGAACTCGCCTGGATCGATTGGGCCGGCGCCGAATCTTCCCGCATCGATTTCGTTGCCAAACTTGTCCATCTGCGCCGGTCGGTCGGCGCGCTCAAGGCCGAGGCGACGTTGACAGGTGCGCCCGTCGATGACACCGGCTGTCCCGATGTGGAATGGCTGACCGCCGAAGGCCGGCCCTTTGCGACGCGGGATTGGGAGGATCAAGGCACGCGGACGATTGTCGCCGTGTTTTACGACCCGGGCGAAGCGGACGCCGCTGGCGGGCTCGGTCCGAGCCGAGCCGCCGTGCTCTTGAATGCGAGCGACGGCGCTGTCGAGGTCAGCGTGCCTGGATCGCGCGAGAATCGCGGCTGGAGCGTTGCGATCGATTCCGCCCGGCCGAACCAGGCGCCCTATGAAGTCGACACCGAATGTTTTCGTCTTTCCCCGCGGTCTGCGTCGATCCTCGTCGAGCAGGAGGCCAGCAAAGAAAAACGCGGAACGCGCGGCGTTGCCGACCATGTCCTCGACGGCCTCGCGACGGCTGCCGGCATTGCGTCGCAATGGTTCGATGTCCACGGCAAGCTTCACCAAGTTCCGGTGGATACGAAGCTTTCATTGCTCGCCGCGCTTGGCTTGCCCGCGACCTCCACGGCGGACGTTCGCGCAGGCCTCGCTTTACTTGCACAGGACCGCGAACTCCGACCGGTTCCGGTTGCAACGACGTTCCGCCAAAATGGAGCCAGGACGATTCGGCTGGGCGGGCAACTTGCCCGAGATCGACCCGTCGTGCTGACGATCGCCGATGAGGACCGTGCCGCGCGGCGAATCGAGATTGCCGCGGGCGACGGGTGGCGGAGCGAAACGATTGCCGCCGATGGGCGCAGGGCGACGATCCGTGAGGTGGCGCTGCCGAGCCTACCGCTTGGAAGATATAGAATATGGGCGGAGGAGGCTCCGGAAGCTCCTGGCCATCTCGCGGTTGTGCCCGATGCTGCCTATCTGCCCGCAACGCTCGCCGCGGGCACCAAATCTTTCGGGATCGCGGCGCAGCTTTATGCCTTAAGGCGGCAAGCAAGCATTGGCCCGGGCGACCAGCCCGCCGGCGACCAGGGATTGGGCGATTTCACAACGCTGCGACTCCTCGCCGAAGAGGCTGCGGCCGCAGGGGCTGTCACTGTCGGGCTCAATCCCCTGCACGCCTTGTTCGCGAGCGATCCGGATCGTGCGAGCCCCTATCATCCATCGGACCGGCGCTTTCTCGATCCGCTCGCCATCGACGCGTTCGATCTGCCACCAGCCCTGAGGACGGAAAAACTAGCCGCGGCAATTGCGGAGGCCGGACCGCAAGCAGCGCAGCTTTCGGCACGGCCATTGGTCGACTATCGCGCCGCCGCAGCGCTCAAAGGCCGCATATTTAGAGTTCTGCACGAGGCGTTCCGCGACCTATCGCATCATCATCCGCAGGATCCGCTCGTCGCTGAGTACACCGCGTTCGTCGATGCCGGGAGCGAGACGCTGCGCAATTTCGCAATCTTCGCGGCGATCGAGGCGAGCGTCGGTGGCACGCTCGAAAAATTCCCGGACTCTCTCAAGACGCCACGCAGTCATGGCGTGGCGGCCTTCGCGGCCGTTCATGAAGAAGCTGTCTCGCGCGCGATCTTTCTTCAATGGCTGGCCGACCGCCAATTTGCAACCGCCGCGGACAGAGCCCGAGAGTGCGGGCTTAAACTCGGGTTTTTTCGCGATCTTGCGGTTGGCTGCGCACCGGACGGAGCGGAGGCATGGGCGGAAGCGGAACGTTTGATGCAAGGGGTCTCGATTGGCGCGCCGCCGGATTCGCTTGGACCCAATGGGCAAGTGTGGGCTCTCCCGCCTTACGATCCGCGGGCGCTTGCGCGCGATGGCTTCGAGTCATTCGGCCGCCTGATTGCCGCGAACATGACCTATGCGGGCGTCTTGAGAATTGACCATATTCTCGGGCTCAAACGACTTTTCCTCGTGCCGCAGGGGGCGACGGCTGCCGATGGGGCCTATCTTGCCTATCCGTTCGACGATCTTGTCGGACACCTCATGCTGGAAAGCCAGCGGGCGCAAACGGCGGTGGTTGGGGAGGCCCTTGGCACAGTGCCGGAAGGTCTCCGCGAAGAACTCAGCGCAGTTCAAGTTCTTTCCTACTGCGTGATGCGTTTCGAGCGAGAGGGGGAGAAATTTTTTCCGCCTCACCATTATCCTCGTTTAGCCGCCGCCTGCGTCGCAACGCATGATTTGCCGACGCTGGCCGGCTGGTGGCAGGGAGCGGATTTGGCGGAGGCGGCGCACCTTGGCCTGCTGCCCGATGCGAGCGCGGCTTCCGTCGTACGCGACGCCGAGAAGAGGGCGCTGATGCAAGCCGTGGCCGCTCCAACCTCCAGGGATGCGGCGCTCCTCGAAGCTCAGCTCACCGCCACAACTTCCGCCGCTGTGCATGGTTTCGTGGCTCGCTCGAACGCCCTGCTTGCTTTAGTTCAGGCTGACGATCTCGTCATGGAAACGGTTGCCGTCAACATGCCCGGAACCGACCATGAGCGGCCGAATTGGCGCCGCAAGTTGAGCGCGCCTGTCGAGACATTGTTCACGCTTCCCGCGGCGCAGGCGATATTGAGCGAGGTCCGTGCCAATCGAGACGTGCCGGCGGCAACCGGAGGCGAAGACTCGCCTTAG
- a CDS encoding CsbD family protein, which produces MDKEHIKGAAQKAKGSIKDAAGALTGNKKMQAEGKADKMAGSARQSAGDLKDAGRKAVNSIKR; this is translated from the coding sequence ATGGACAAAGAACACATCAAGGGCGCAGCCCAGAAGGCCAAGGGAAGCATTAAGGATGCGGCCGGGGCGCTGACCGGCAACAAAAAGATGCAGGCGGAAGGAAAGGCCGACAAAATGGCCGGCTCCGCGCGTCAATCAGCCGGCGATCTCAAAGACGCTGGCCGCAAGGCGGTCAACAGCATCAAGCGTTGA